The following DNA comes from Corynebacterium atrinae.
TTGACGGCCACGGCGACGTCGTGAGTGCCAAAACCATGCAGGGCAAGGTCGTCGAACGTGGACAGGGCGGTGTCGATCCGCTCCTGCAGCTGCTCGGTGGTTTCGCTTGTCGACGCCCCGACCAGCGAGGGGGCGATCGCCCCGTACGCCCCGTCCGGCTCGAGGAAAAAGTCGCCGGAAATCTTTGCGGCGCTAATGCGGTTGTCTTCTACATCCACGTCCGCGACGACGAGCTTGCCGCCGGGGACTTTAATCTCAAAATGCTGCGTCATACTTGCACAGAGTACGCAAAGAGATTAAGGTGCAATGCTAATGAAAACGAATGCAAACAACTTCGATTTTTCCAATCTCATCGTGGTCAACGGCGCCGAGGACGCCCCCGTCTGCGGACCGGAGGGATGCACACCAACCGGCGACGACGACGCGGTAAAGTAGTCCTCCATGTATGACCTGAGCACGGTGCTCTTCGCCCTCGGGCTGACCGTCTTCGCCGGCCTCTCCACAGGCATCGGCGGAGCCATCGCTGTGCTCCGCAAAAACCCCGGCGACCGATTCATGGCCGGTTCCCTCGGCTTCTCCGCCGGCGTCATGCTCTACGTCTCCTTCATGGAGATCCTGCCCAAGGGCTTCGACGAACTCACCGAGGCCTGGGGCGAGGGCAGGGGCCCATGGGGCGCGGTCGGTGCCTTCTTCTTCGGCATCGCGGTCATCGCCATCATCGACCGTTTGGTACCCGAACCCATCAATCCCCACGAACGCGGCATCGGGGCCGACCCCGTCCTCGACGCCCGCCGCCGACGCCTCATGAAGATGGGTGCCTTCACCGCCGGGGCCATCGCCATCCACAACTTCCCCGAAGGCTTCGCCACCTTCATCGCCGGCCTGGAGGCGCCGGAAGTGGCTCTCGCCGTGGCGGTGGCGATCGCGATCCACAACATCCCCGAAGGCATAGCCGTCGCCGTGCCCATCCGCGAGGCCACCGGCTCACGCTCGAAGGCCTTCACCTGGTCGCTGCTCTCCGGGCTGGCCGAACCCGCCGGAGCCCTCATCGGCTTCCTCTTGTTCATGCCCCTGCTCGGACCCGTCGCCTTGGGCATCGCCTTCGCCGCAGTCGCCGGAGTGATGGTCTTCATCTGCCTCGACGAGCTTCTGCCCACCGCGCAGGCCACCGGGCGCCACCACACCGCGGTCTATGGCCTCATTCTGGGTATGGCGGTCATGGCGCTGTCGCTGTTGATGCTTACCTAGTGCCTCCTCTGGGTGTCCGCACCTCCTTCGCGTGACTTCATCCTAGTAGCCTGAGTTGGCTCATTTGCGGTTGATGTAGATCATATTGACAGCGTGGCCAGTCGGTTTATCCCCCGACTTTGATCATTTTGGGGTGAGCTAGCCCATATTGACAGTCTGACCAGTGCGCTCGGACCGGCAAGATGCCACAATTGCGCACTAAGGGGGTGGCAGGAGGGGGTAACCAGTAGATTGAACTTCTATGAGCCCGTACATCTGCACCGTGACCACCGCCTCCGGTGCCACCGCCGTGCAGGTCATCTACTCCGAACACCACGGCACCAAGAAGTTGGACCACATCGGATCCGCCCACACACCAGAAGATCTCGCCCTGCTCAAAGCCAAAGCCCAACGCTTACTAGACGGCGATCAGATCAGCCTTGAACTCGGCGTGGATACCACGGCTGCTGCCACTGGCAGCGCGCACGCCCCGGTACCAGTGACCGCAGAACGGGCAGGCCATCTCATCGACGCGATCACCCGTGCCTACACCGACTTAAGCTTCGATGAGCCACCGACCATGACCAGGTCTTCGCTGATCTCGTGATGGCCAGGATCGTTCAACCAGGCTCTACGTTCGACAGTGTGGAAACACTCGCCGAGATCGGAATGGAATCTGCAAGCTATCCCACGATCAACCGCCGGTTGCCGAAGTACGCGACCACGCAGTTTCGGGACCGGCTGACCAGCGCGTGCGCTAGCCACGCTGGTATCGGACCCGGGGTACTAGTCCTCTACGATGTGACGACGTTGTACTTCGAAACCGACAAAGAAGACGACTTACGCAAGCCTGGTTTTTCCAAGGAGCGGCGTCTCGAGCCACAGATCACGGTCGGGTTGTTATCCGATGCGACGGGGTTCCCATTGGCGGTCGGGGCATTTGAGGGCAACATGGCAGAGACCCGGACAATGGTGCCGATGATCCGGCGGTTTCAAGAATCGTTCCACGTTGATGAGATCACTGTGGTTGCTGATGCGGGGATGTTTTCTGCTGGCAACAAGGCAGCAATCGTTGAAGCCGGTCTGGACTACATTCTGGGTACCCGGTTTCGCGATATCCCATACCCGGTAGCGACGTGGCGCACGAACAATCCCGGCCAGGACTATGTGGATGGTCAGATCTGGATGATTGCTGACCGGACGGGACGGGGCCCTGATGGGGTGCCGCACTCGGTGACCTATTACCAGTACTCCTGGGATCGAGCACGGCGCACACTGAAGGGAATTGATGAGCAGGTCGCCAAGGCTGAGAAGGCAGTGGCCGGGACCATCGCGGTCAAGCGCAACAGGTTTGTTGATCTTAAAGCCCCAAATAAGCAGGTCAACTGGGCATTAGTGGATAAGAACAAAGCGTTGGCCGGGATTAAGGGGGCTCTTCCGGTTTTAGAGTGCGTAGCACTCCCGCAGCCCCCACAGTGACCACAGCGGGTCACCACAACATATAGGGGCCCTTGGTGAGAAGATGAAACCTCCTACAGAAACACCAACACACCAAGGACCCGCACCATGGAGCTTACGGGCAACATCATCGTCGACACCATTTGCCGCACCGCCGAACTCGGCCTGACCATCACCGATGCCGCTGATGCCGGTGATATCACCTACATCCACGCCCACCCCATCACCGTCGACCCGGCCTGCCCCGACTGCCGGGAAAACGGACGCCTGCGCGACCACGTCACCCGCACACTTGTTGACCTGCCAGCCTTTGGTTTCCCTGTACGCCTACGGGTGCGTGTGCCGCGTTTTACCTCCGCCACCAACACCTGTCAGCGGCGGATCTACCAAACCCCACTAGCCTGCGCACAGGCCGGCTCCTCAGTCACCCGGCGAGTAACCCGCTGGGTGTTACAGCGCCTGGCGTTGGATCGGATGAGTGTCCAAGCCACGGCGAAGGTGTTAGGCGTGGGCTGGGATCTGGTCAATTCCATCGCCTTAGATGCCTGCCGGAGCTTGATCTACGACCAACCAGGACACTTTGACCAAGTCCGGGTGCTAGGCGTTGATGAACACGTCTGGAAACACACCACACGGCCTGGGCAGCCATCGAAATTTGTCACGATCTTCGTCGACTTGACCCCGGTCATCGAGGGCACAGGGCCAAGCAGGCTGCTTGACGTGGTGCCAGGCCGATCAGGAGTAGTGGTCGAGCAGTGGTTAGCCCAGCGCACTGAGCAGTTCCGGTCAATGGTGACAACAGTGGCGATGGATGGGTTCGCAGGCTACGCCACGGCCGTTGGCAAGCAGATCCCCACAGCGCAGAAGGTCATGGACCCGTTCCATGTGGTCCACCTGGCCGCTGAGAAACTCACCACCTGTCGGCAGCGGCTACAACGGGAAACCTCCGGGCGGCGTGGCCGGACGGGCGATCCGTTGTATAAGAACCGAAAAACCTTGCTGACCCGCATTGATTTCCTCACCGACCGGCAGGCACAGCGCTTGGAGGAGTTGTGGGACACCGACGACGACTACGTGGTGTTAGAGGTGACGTGGATAGTCTACCAGATGATGATCGACGCATACGCTGACAAGGACAGGCGCGTGGGTAAAAGGCGGATGTGGCAGTTGCTGGCGAGCGTCCGACACGGCGTGCCCGAGGGGTTGGAGGAGGTAGCGTCGATGGGCCGGAGTTTATGGCGCAGGCGCCACGACATCGTGGCTTATTTTGATCGGGGTGTGTCCAACGGGCCGGTGGAAGCGATCAACGGCCGGTTGGAGCATCTGCGTGGGATTGCGTTGGGGTTTCGGAATCTAGACCACTACATCTTGAGGTGCCTGATTCACTCTGGGCAGCTACAAGGACGGATCAACGCACTCTAAAACCGGAAGAGCCATTAAGGGGTACGAGACCTCAAGAGTGGATTTACCTGCTGAGCAGGCTATTGGGGCGTATCGGCGGTTGCTGAAGATTGAGAAAGCGTTCCGGATGTCGAAATCGGATCTGAAGGCCCGGCCGATCTATCACCGTAAGGCTGAGTCGATTGATGCTCATCTGTCGGTGGTGATGGCGGCGATGGCGGTGGGGCATGTGTTGGAGGAGCGCTCGGGGCTATCGCTGAAGCGTTTGGTCAGGTCATTGAAGAAGTACCGGACGTTTGAGTTGGTGGTGGCCGGGCAGAAGGTTCATGCTGCCTCGCCGGTACCGGATGAGGTGGTGGGGATTATTGATCGGATTCATGGTCGGGGGCTTCCGCACTAATCTGACAAAAGTGGGCGTGTCAAGTTGTTTGTGTGCGGGGGATTTCTTACAGGTACTCCTCAAAGCGCTCCGGGTAGGCCACAGCCATCTGATTAATGGCCTGCTTCCACCCAGCAACACGCGCGCCCTCGACCAATCGACCAGCCGTAGCCGACGCACGCGCACCTTCCTTAGCCCGCTTGGCAGCACGCCGGTCCTCAATAGTGCAGATCATCAACCACAACGTTTTCATCGCGGACTCATCATTGGTGAACTGCACCCGATTCCTCGTAGCTTTCCGCAGCTGACTATTCAACGACTCAATCGAATTCGTCGTATAGATCACCTTCCTCGCCGCCGGCGGGAACTGCAAAAACGGTGTAAACCGATCCCAAGCATCACGCCAGACCTTCACCGACTGCGGATACTTCACCCCTAGTGCCGACGCAGCGAAATCATCCAACGCCGCTATCGCACCAGCCTCATCCGGGGCGGTATAGATCTTCTTCAACGCAGCCGATACCTGCTTACGATCGCTGTAGCTCACCCACCGGTTCGCTGCCCTGATCAAGTGCACAATGCAGGTCTGGACCATCGAATCCGGCCAGGTTGACTCCACTGCCTCCGGCAAGGCTTTCAGCCCATCACAGCAGACGATGAACACATCTTTGATACCCCGATTAGCTAGCTGAGCGCATACATGCGCCCACAAGGAAGCGCCCTCTTCCTTCGCGATCCACAAGCCCAGGATGTGCTTGACACCATCCATATCCACCCCAATGGCCATATACGCGGACTTATTGACCACTCGTCCACCATCACGAACTTTGATGCGCAAGGCATCAAGGAAGATCACGGGGTAGAACTCGTCAAGCTGGCGGTTTTGCCACCACATGACCTCTTCAAGGACTGCATCAGTAACCGCCGAGATCGTCTCGTGGGAGATATCCACGCGCATGGCAGTGGCCATATGGTGTTGGATATCGCGGATGGTCATGCCCCCGGCGTACAAGCTCACGATCATGTCATCGACATCGGTGAGACGTCTGGAGCCTTTCGGCACCATCATCGGGGTAAACGTTCCTGCCCGGTCTCGGGGGATATCAATGGTCACTGGCCCGTAGTTGGAATCGACTGTCTTTTGGTAGGTGCCGTTGCGGTGGTTATTGGTCCCTGCCGCGGCCTTTGCTTGCCGGTCACCGCAGCCGTAGCCAAGGTGGGCGTCCATTTCGGTGTGCAGCCCCCGGGTGATTGATGCTTGGAGCATGCCCCGGACGAGGTCGTTGGCGTCGGTTGTTGATGTGCCGAGCTCGTCGATGAGTTTGGCGATTTCTGGGTTGGCGAGCAGCTTGGCTTCGATCGCGTCAATCTTGGCTTTATCAGCCGGGTCTCGTCGTGTCACGGTAGTCATTGTGGCTTATCTCCTTGTGTGGGTTGGGAACCTACACACAAACCATCTGACACCCTCGTACGGATGGAATCCAACTGGTCAAAATTGAACTGCTTCTTGTGTTTCATCTTTCCTTTTCCTCAAAATCCATTACTGGTCACCGAAATATCAAGCTTCCTTCGTTTTGCTAGGCAATAGAGCGCGACTAAAACCTGGCCAACACCAATCGCAATCAGACCTCCTCTGAGACCGAACAGGCTGACAAGTAGTCCACTGCATAAAGCGCCAATTGGCAGCAATCCTCTGGTGAAGAATCTCATTGATCCATAAACCGATGCGATACGTGACCTGGGAATGACTTGCTGCCGTATGGCAATATTAGCCACAATGAAGATCGTGATCCCTGATACGGCAGTGAACGTTGAAATCGTGACAAAGATAGAAGCGCCTGAAGCACTACGAGGCGACCATACTACTATAAGTTCACCGAGAGCTGCAGTTAGCAGAGATAGTCCAATGACTAGTGGCGCTCCTAAGCGCCCAACCAAGAATGGGGTTAAAGCTGCGCCAATTAAGCCTCCGATCGATCCGATTCCCGCGGCGATCCCAAACAAAGTAGGAGTAAGACCGAGCTCGCGGAGTATAAAAAGTGTCAGTATGGATGCTGAAGCTCCAGAAAAGAGATTAAAACTTCCGCTTGAGATTACTATAAGGCGGAGAGCTGGACTCCTCCATACAAATTTTAAACCGCTTGACACAAGGTTTCTATATTGAAGAACACTGACACTTTCACGGGTCAGGTCGTCCGCTTTGTCGGCTGACCCGCTCTCCCCAATTCTTAGCACCAGTAAGGCCGCACTCAGGAATGCGACGGCGGCTGAAAGTGCCGAGAATGCAGGGCCGGCAGATCCGACTAGTGCACCACCTAAGCTTGGTCCTACCACCTGGGCAGTCGAGTTTGATGCTTCTACCCTACTATTGGCTTGATATAGCGAATCCTGTGACACCAGGTATGGTGTAAATCCTACATATGCGGTGTCAAATGCTGAGTTGGCACAACCAATAAGGAACGCTATCACGGCCAAAGTTGGAATGGAAAGGTATCCTGTGAAAGCGAGTACGGCTATAAGTGCAAGTAAAATACTCCTTCCGAAGTCTAGCACCGCCAGCAGGCTACGCATGGCACTTCTATCGATAGCGGGTCCGGCGAGGATGCTTACAAATATATTGGGAATTTGAGAACATGCGACAAGAAGGCCCATTTGCTGCGCCGTGGCGCCAAGTGAGACGGCCGCGATGATAGGAATAGCAAAAGTAGTAAGTTCACTTCCGAGGACCGAAACGGACATACTTGTCCAAAAGAGATTGAAAGAACGGCCCATCTTCTTCATGGCAAGTCGGGTTTGGTCGTAAGACGAATAATCGTCGGTGTTGTCATGAGTAGGTTGAGTCCTCTCGCCAGGTTCGCCTCAAGCCCGGAATTATCGACGCAGTGGGTCTCCCATCCCCAGGACTTTGCGGCGGCGGAGAAGTAGGAGGCAGACTGCTTTTGCAGCTGCAGGTAGCTTTCGCGGCCCCTGTCCCCGGCCGCGCCGAAATCTTCCAGAAGCCCCAGCCGGCCGGTTTCGTTCATCCGCCACGCATGAGCCAGGTTAGGGTCACCGTCAACGAAGACACCGAGGTCGGGTTGCATGTGGGCACTGCCGAATACATCGAGGATGACTCTTTCCAGCAGGTCGCAGATTGAGGTGAAACGGGGCTCGTCGGAAATCTGCCGGGCCACGAGTATCTCTTTGAGCACGTGCTTGTAGGGGAAGGTTTCTTGAATGACGACGGTGCCGGAGTCCACGAGTGGGCGGATGACGGCGTCGGTGAGCACGAGGTTGCCGGACAATTCGGACAGCGCCGCTGCCAAGGGTCCACTGCGATGTGCGCTGGTGAGGGGCATCTCCCCCAGTTTGTCTTCCCACTCGCCACTGTCCCATGTGGAGAAGTCACGTGGGAGGGCGAGCGGATGACCAGCAAGGGTCGATCCGCCGAAGAGCAGCCGGAAGGTGTCCACCCAGAGCTCCTGGAGAGCGTCATGGGGCCAGGATTGTCCACCTTCGCGGTTGGTGGATCGCCACGAGACCTCCTTGACGTCTACCCCTAAACCGACAAGTTCGTCTCGGAATGCCCGGGCGAGTGTCGTCTTGCCGATTCCGTCGATCCCCAAGAACGAGACGTAGGCCCCTTTAGTCATGAGCTTCCTTTCGGAAAACAATCACAAAATGCTGATCCTTCATGTTAAATGGCGCGCCTCTCATGTTAGAGAATACTTTCTCGCAAATCAAACCAAACTGCCGTCCGAGGTTGATTAATTCATGGAGAGAATACAGTCTGAAAGATAAGGTGCCTACGTCTACCAAATGCCCTTCCTCTATGTAGGAAAATTGCATCTTTCTCCTACTTAGAGCGTGATCAAACGCGTATTCCTTAATTATGAAAGTATTTTGGTCTTTATGCTCTACACTCGCCGAAGCGTCCAAATGTCCCAAACCATCTCGATTAGTTGCCTCGAGAACAAATTGTCCGCCTTCTCGTAGTGACCTACTGATGCGATGGAGTAGATCTGCATTCTCAATATCAGTATGATATCCAAACGAGGAGAAGGCACTCAGAACCAAATTGAAGCGGTTAACATCGGAAAGAGTTCTTTCGTCCTAGAGCCTCCACTCGATTGGCAAAGAGCCACCGCGTTCCTTTGCTATGTCTAGATACTGTTTATTGATGTCGATGGCAATGACTGAATAACCCCGTCCAGCGAGCTCAATGGCCAACCGACCTCTTCCGCATCCAAGGTCCAAAACCGTTCTAAAAGAACCAACTTCCCGCTGAAGCCAGTCAACCTCTACTGTTGTTCGCTCAATCTTATTGTCAAGCTTTGCGTCAGCAAAATTGCTAGAAAAAAAATTATTTTCAAACATATATTACTATCCCTTCTGGGTTATTTTTCCCCAAATATATGAATTGCGCGGAGAACGTATTCGTCGATTACTTCATCCGAAACGTTGTGGAAATGTTTATCCGGAAAGCCTATGGTCCGAGATGTAAGGTGCATAGCATTAGGAAATTCGTTAGCAGGGTTCAGCGAGGGGTGGAGCTCTGCAAGGGATGTCTGATGCAGGGGACGGGTGCTTGGGATGCTTACCTTAAGTCCCGCGGTGCCCATTTTCTTCACTGCGTTCGAAGGGGAGTCGCACTGGAGCTCCTCATCATTGTAAAGCGCCTTGTACCCGTACCATCCGCCTCTTGAAGTTCCCAACTCTTGCATTGGAGGATAGAACCCTTTGACACCCTGAAGCCCTTTTGATAGGCGGGTCAAAGATCGGCCTCTCCTAGCAATACGTTCATCTAGGGTTTTTGCATGGCTTAGAGCAAGGGTGGCAGCAACTGGATGCATACGCAAGTTCAGGCCGCCGCCAACATCTCCGCCATACTTCTGAAATGAGGAGTCCGTGAGGTGTTCTTTGGCTCTTTCGTGCGAGTGGCCGAGGGTAAGCGCTCGGTAGAATATATCTCGGCTATTAGTTAGTAGCAACCCTCCCATACCTCCTGTTATCATTTTCTGACCACCAAGGCTAAAGCAGCCTACTGTGCCGATGGCGCCAGCCTTTCCTATATCGGTCCAGGCTCCATGTGATTGAGCTGCGTCCTCGATGACAGGTATACCTCGTTTTGATGCAACTTGCATTACGGTACTCATGTCTCCTACGAGTCCGAACATGTGCGAGACGACTATCGCCGCAGTATTGGGTCCGATTCTCGATTCGAGATGCGGTATCGAAGGCTTTGTTGAGTCTATTTCGCAGTCATAAAGAACTGGAACCGCCCCCAAAGAGAGCAAAGGGGTGGCCGTAGCGTGAAAAGTATAAGTCGGCAACAATACCTCGTCGCCCGGACGTATTCCTAACGCCACGTATGCGGAATGTAACGCAGCGGTGCCGCTGCTTACCGCCAGCGCAAATTTGACCCCAAAATAAGTCCTGGCCCAATTCTCTAGATCGAGAAGACGGGGATGATCGCCGAAAGCGAAAACATCTCCCGCCCTAATCATTCGATCGACCTCTCTCGCTACGGCAGAGTCATATACTGGCCATGCAGGCGGTAATGGGACAGGTGTACTGCTTTGAAGAAGACGGTTACCTACTGATGAATGGTATTCTTTCATGTTCTAGCGCCCAAAACTCACTGGAAGTCCGCCATCTACAGCGATGATGGCGCCAGTAGTTGCTCGACTCCAAGGGGAAACCATGAAAGCTAACATGCGGGCAACATCTTCTGTGGTAACGGTTACTCCGAGCAGCGTTCTCTCTGCATAGAAACTCCCTAGATCTTGTGGGGAAATACCATGGTCTTCCGCCTTTGCTCTTAGGAGATCTGGTTCCCAGAAGTCAGAGTCTTTTAGAACCGCTCCTGGGTTGACCACGTTTGCTCGTATTCCAAATCGTCCTCCCTCGAGTGCTATGACTCGTGCTAGCTGGAGTTCGGCTGCTTTCGCTAGCGGATATGCGCCAAACCCCGTGCTAGGGGCAATTGAGGCTTTTGACGCTACGTAGACGAGAGAGCATTCGAACTGTTCAAGAGCATTTTCAACATGACGCTTAAGTACGGCTTGGGAGAGAAGGAGGTGTAAAACTACGTTGTTCTTCATTGCCAAATTAAAGTCATTGATTTGGGTGTTTCTTAGAGTTCCGCGACCATTGGACCCGGCGGCAAAGACCACCCCATCTAGTCTCCCGTGTGTTTTAACTGCTGTTTCGAGGACCTTTTCGGCCACATGTTGGTCTGTGAGATCTCCGGATAATGCTATACACGAGTGGCTACCGATGGTGGCCACTACCTTCTTAAGGTTCCGCTCATGGCGGTCGACTAAGACCAAATTTACGCCGCTCTGTGCGAGTAGCATTGCTGTAGCTCGCCCAATGCCAGAAGCTGCACCCGTCACGCATACGGTGAAATTTGGGAAAAACAAGGAGGCCTCTTATATTGCGAGCCACTGCAGCTAACGTAGTTGCAGATTTACAGATTAAAAGATTTGCAATTTCGCACATGGTATCACAGAGGGGTGGTGAAGACCTACGATTTGCTTTCGGATGACGAAAATCAGGGAAAAATTATTGTTTTATAATAAGTAGTTTAGATATGTCATGTTTCGTGTTTAATGGAGGGTGCAAACCTGCACATCCTCAAGGAATCTATCAATGCCTAAGAAGTACCCCGACGAGCTCAAAGCACGCGCCATCGAACTCGTCATCCATGCCCAATCCGACTCAGTCACCGCACGCGGTGCAGCCGGTCGGGTAGCTGAACAACTCGGGCTCAACCGTGAAACCCTGCGCAGCTGGGTCAGCGCCCACAAAAAATCTGGTGCCACCACCGTCGATGAGTCCCTCGATCTAGAGGCAGAAAACCGGCTCTTCCGGTTTTAGAGTGCGTAGTTGACCGCGAGGTGGGGCTCGGGGTGGCACAACATACTGTGGTCCTGGCCGGTACAAGATGAGAGTTACCACACCATCATCTGACCGAACCAGGACCCTACTGTGCAGCCTACCGGGAATCTCGTCGCCGATACTTTTCACGCCGCACCATCGAACTCGGCCTGACCATCACCAACGCTGCCGCCGAGGACCACCTCACCCACATCGACGCCACCCCCATCACCATCGACCCCACCTGCCCTTCCTGCCAGCTCCCAGGCACTAAGCGCGACCACATTATGTCAAGCCCCGGGTTTTGTAGAGGGTCTGGAAATTGGAGAACTCAACCAGCAGCGGCCATAACCGCCAACTGTGAGTGAGCTTCATCAGGCGTGCGATAGCCAATCTGGGAGTGAAGCCGAGCAGAGTTGTACCACCCGACCCACTGCGCTGTAGCAGCCATGACATCGATGAGTCCGTCCCAGTGGTGGCGGTCAATCAACTCGGCCTTGTACACCGAGTTCAATGCTTCGGCCATCGCATTGTCGTAGGAGTCGCCCCTGGATCCGACAGAGGCGACAACCTCACTATCGGCCAGGGTGTCGGCGTGCGGGCGAGTCGGTCGCCGGGCTGGTCCACCACAGCGATAGGGGTGTGCAAGGCGAATTCAATTGGTCGTCGCAACACCCCAATCCCGGAGGTGTATCGCTATGGCAAGTAAAGACTGGACCGCGACAACGAAAGATGCGCCCGAAGGTGTACGCCGGCAATGGCGCTCAGATCGCGCATTACGGCCACCGATGCGCTCACCCGGACGCCCAGAACCCTCACGCACAGTCCAGAGACAATTCTGGGCTCTGATCGCAACCGGCATCACCACAGCAGAAGCAGCAGTGAAGGTGGGCGTGTCCGTCCCAGTGGGCAGTCGCTGGTTCCGTCACGCTGGAGGTATGCCACCTATTTGCCTGACCGAGCCCACCGGCCGTTATTTGTCTTTCGAGGAACGCGAAGAGATCGCGTTGCTGCGCGCACAGCAGATCAGCATGCGTGGGATCGCGCACAGGATCGGCCGCGACCCTTCGACTGTCTCCCGGGAACTACGCCGTAATGCGGCCACACACAGTGGCAATGTCGAATGACCTGGCACTGGTAGCGCAATGGAAGTCTCAACAAGCAGCCAAACGCCCAAAAACAGCGAAGCTTGTCACCAATGACAGGCTGCGTGAGTACGTTCAGCAGCATCTGACTGGCAATGTCTGTGGGTCAAACGGCAGCATCAGAGTTGGTCCGGCGCCGCCGACGTGGAAG
Coding sequences within:
- a CDS encoding aminotransferase class I/II-fold pyridoxal phosphate-dependent enzyme; its protein translation is MKEYHSSVGNRLLQSSTPVPLPPAWPVYDSAVAREVDRMIRAGDVFAFGDHPRLLDLENWARTYFGVKFALAVSSGTAALHSAYVALGIRPGDEVLLPTYTFHATATPLLSLGAVPVLYDCEIDSTKPSIPHLESRIGPNTAAIVVSHMFGLVGDMSTVMQVASKRGIPVIEDAAQSHGAWTDIGKAGAIGTVGCFSLGGQKMITGGMGGLLLTNSRDIFYRALTLGHSHERAKEHLTDSSFQKYGGDVGGGLNLRMHPVAATLALSHAKTLDERIARRGRSLTRLSKGLQGVKGFYPPMQELGTSRGGWYGYKALYNDEELQCDSPSNAVKKMGTAGLKVSIPSTRPLHQTSLAELHPSLNPANEFPNAMHLTSRTIGFPDKHFHNVSDEVIDEYVLRAIHIFGEK
- a CDS encoding integrase core domain-containing protein translates to MRLAHPYRCGGPARRPTRPHADTLADSEVVASVGSRGDSYDNAMAEALNSVYKAELIDRHHWDGLIDVMAATAQWVGWYNSARLHSQIGYRTPDEAHSQLAVMAAAG
- a CDS encoding ISL3 family transposase, which translates into the protein MELTGNIIVDTICRTAELGLTITDAADAGDITYIHAHPITVDPACPDCRENGRLRDHVTRTLVDLPAFGFPVRLRVRVPRFTSATNTCQRRIYQTPLACAQAGSSVTRRVTRWVLQRLALDRMSVQATAKVLGVGWDLVNSIALDACRSLIYDQPGHFDQVRVLGVDEHVWKHTTRPGQPSKFVTIFVDLTPVIEGTGPSRLLDVVPGRSGVVVEQWLAQRTEQFRSMVTTVAMDGFAGYATAVGKQIPTAQKVMDPFHVVHLAAEKLTTCRQRLQRETSGRRGRTGDPLYKNRKTLLTRIDFLTDRQAQRLEELWDTDDDYVVLEVTWIVYQMMIDAYADKDRRVGKRRMWQLLASVRHGVPEGLEEVASMGRSLWRRRHDIVAYFDRGVSNGPVEAINGRLEHLRGIALGFRNLDHYILRCLIHSGQLQGRINAL
- a CDS encoding transposase; amino-acid sequence: MPKKYPDELKARAIELVIHAQSDSVTARGAAGRVAEQLGLNRETLRSWVSAHKKSGATTVDESLDLEAENRLFRF
- a CDS encoding SDR family oxidoreductase — encoded protein: MTGAASGIGRATAMLLAQSGVNLVLVDRHERNLKKVVATIGSHSCIALSGDLTDQHVAEKVLETAVKTHGRLDGVVFAAGSNGRGTLRNTQINDFNLAMKNNVVLHLLLSQAVLKRHVENALEQFECSLVYVASKASIAPSTGFGAYPLAKAAELQLARVIALEGGRFGIRANVVNPGAVLKDSDFWEPDLLRAKAEDHGISPQDLGSFYAERTLLGVTVTTEDVARMLAFMVSPWSRATTGAIIAVDGGLPVSFGR
- the zupT gene encoding zinc transporter ZupT, with product MYDLSTVLFALGLTVFAGLSTGIGGAIAVLRKNPGDRFMAGSLGFSAGVMLYVSFMEILPKGFDELTEAWGEGRGPWGAVGAFFFGIAVIAIIDRLVPEPINPHERGIGADPVLDARRRRLMKMGAFTAGAIAIHNFPEGFATFIAGLEAPEVALAVAVAIAIHNIPEGIAVAVPIREATGSRSKAFTWSLLSGLAEPAGALIGFLLFMPLLGPVALGIAFAAVAGVMVFICLDELLPTAQATGRHHTAVYGLILGMAVMALSLLMLT
- a CDS encoding IS256 family transposase produces the protein MTTVTRRDPADKAKIDAIEAKLLANPEIAKLIDELGTSTTDANDLVRGMLQASITRGLHTEMDAHLGYGCGDRQAKAAAGTNNHRNGTYQKTVDSNYGPVTIDIPRDRAGTFTPMMVPKGSRRLTDVDDMIVSLYAGGMTIRDIQHHMATAMRVDISHETISAVTDAVLEEVMWWQNRQLDEFYPVIFLDALRIKVRDGGRVVNKSAYMAIGVDMDGVKHILGLWIAKEEGASLWAHVCAQLANRGIKDVFIVCCDGLKALPEAVESTWPDSMVQTCIVHLIRAANRWVSYSDRKQVSAALKKIYTAPDEAGAIAALDDFAASALGVKYPQSVKVWRDAWDRFTPFLQFPPAARKVIYTTNSIESLNSQLRKATRNRVQFTNDESAMKTLWLMICTIEDRRAAKRAKEGARASATAGRLVEGARVAGWKQAINQMAVAYPERFEEYL
- a CDS encoding class I SAM-dependent methyltransferase yields the protein MFENNFFSSNFADAKLDNKIERTTVEVDWLQREVGSFRTVLDLGCGRGRLAIELAGRGYSVIAIDINKQYLDIAKERGGSLPIEWRL
- a CDS encoding MFS transporter, which translates into the protein MGRSFNLFWTSMSVSVLGSELTTFAIPIIAAVSLGATAQQMGLLVACSQIPNIFVSILAGPAIDRSAMRSLLAVLDFGRSILLALIAVLAFTGYLSIPTLAVIAFLIGCANSAFDTAYVGFTPYLVSQDSLYQANSRVEASNSTAQVVGPSLGGALVGSAGPAFSALSAAVAFLSAALLVLRIGESGSADKADDLTRESVSVLQYRNLVSSGLKFVWRSPALRLIVISSGSFNLFSGASASILTLFILRELGLTPTLFGIAAGIGSIGGLIGAALTPFLVGRLGAPLVIGLSLLTAALGELIVVWSPRSASGASIFVTISTFTAVSGITIFIVANIAIRQQVIPRSRIASVYGSMRFFTRGLLPIGALCSGLLVSLFGLRGGLIAIGVGQVLVALYCLAKRRKLDISVTSNGF